In one window of Littorina saxatilis isolate snail1 linkage group LG11, US_GU_Lsax_2.0, whole genome shotgun sequence DNA:
- the LOC138980618 gene encoding elongation factor 1-beta-like isoform X3, with protein sequence MANPLMQENVWLQKQRFEEAEAYFYAVQAGTAQPGAIQGGQGGASPQVQNRLDELEKENKDLKKVTNDLKALVQKLESRVVALEGGKGKGGAPASKAAANDDDDDFDLFGDDDEEDQKMKEERKAKMIADYTAKKSKKPALIAKSSVVLDIKPWDDETDMKEMERLVRSIQKDGLVWGAAKLQEVAYGLKKLTIICIVEDEKIGVEDLREEIEQFEDLVQSVDIAAFNKI encoded by the exons ATGGCCAACCCTCTGATGCAGGAAAACGTTTGGCTGCAAAAGCAGCGTTTTGAAGAAGCAGAGGCCTATTTCTATGCCGTACAGGCAGGGACCGCGCAGCCAGGGGCTATTCAG ggtGGCCAGGGGGGTGCAAGCCCACAGGTACAGAACCGCCTGGACGAGTTGGAGAAGGAGAACAAAGATCTGAAAAAAG TCACAAATGACCTGAAGGCCCTGGTACAGAAACTGGAGAGCAGAGTCGTTGCACTAGAGGGTGGTAAAGGCAAAGGTGGTGCACCTGCCTCCAAAGCTGCAGcgaatgatgatgacgacgacttTGACCTgtttggtgatgatgatgaagag GATCAGAAGATGAAGGAGGAAAGGAAGGCGAAGATGATCGCCGACTACACAGCCAAAAAATCTAAGA AACCAGCATTGATCGCCAAGTCTTCAGTGGTCCTGGACATCAAGCCGTGGGATGACGAAACAGACATGAAGGAAATGGAGAGACTTGTCCGCAGTATACAGAAAGACGGCCTGGTGTGGGGTGCAG CCAAGCTGCAGGAGGTTGCGTACGGCCTGAAGAAACTCACCATCATCTGTATTGTTGAGGACGAAAAGATCGGCGTGGAGGACTTGCGCGAAGAAATCGAACAGTTTGAAGACTTG GTACAAAGTGTCGACATAGCTGCCTTCAACAAGATCTAA
- the LOC138980618 gene encoding elongation factor 1-beta-like isoform X1: MANPLMQENVWLQKQRFEEAEAYFYAVQAGTAQPGAIQGGGSSLRNEISEARQQIQNALKQPLIHCTRTSQGGQGGASPQVQNRLDELEKENKDLKKVTNDLKALVQKLESRVVALEGGKGKGGAPASKAAANDDDDDFDLFGDDDEEDQKMKEERKAKMIADYTAKKSKKPALIAKSSVVLDIKPWDDETDMKEMERLVRSIQKDGLVWGAAKLQEVAYGLKKLTIICIVEDEKIGVEDLREEIEQFEDLVQSVDIAAFNKI, translated from the exons ATGGCCAACCCTCTGATGCAGGAAAACGTTTGGCTGCAAAAGCAGCGTTTTGAAGAAGCAGAGGCCTATTTCTATGCCGTACAGGCAGGGACCGCGCAGCCAGGGGCTATTCAG GGTGGCGGAAGTTCTCTTAGAAACGAAATATCTGAGGCGCGGCAGCAGATTCAAAACGCCCTCAAACAGCCA CTGATTCACTGCACACGGACATCACAG ggtGGCCAGGGGGGTGCAAGCCCACAGGTACAGAACCGCCTGGACGAGTTGGAGAAGGAGAACAAAGATCTGAAAAAAG TCACAAATGACCTGAAGGCCCTGGTACAGAAACTGGAGAGCAGAGTCGTTGCACTAGAGGGTGGTAAAGGCAAAGGTGGTGCACCTGCCTCCAAAGCTGCAGcgaatgatgatgacgacgacttTGACCTgtttggtgatgatgatgaagag GATCAGAAGATGAAGGAGGAAAGGAAGGCGAAGATGATCGCCGACTACACAGCCAAAAAATCTAAGA AACCAGCATTGATCGCCAAGTCTTCAGTGGTCCTGGACATCAAGCCGTGGGATGACGAAACAGACATGAAGGAAATGGAGAGACTTGTCCGCAGTATACAGAAAGACGGCCTGGTGTGGGGTGCAG CCAAGCTGCAGGAGGTTGCGTACGGCCTGAAGAAACTCACCATCATCTGTATTGTTGAGGACGAAAAGATCGGCGTGGAGGACTTGCGCGAAGAAATCGAACAGTTTGAAGACTTG GTACAAAGTGTCGACATAGCTGCCTTCAACAAGATCTAA
- the LOC138980618 gene encoding elongation factor 1-beta-like isoform X2, translating into MANPLMQENVWLQKQRFEEAEAYFYAVQAGTAQPGAIQGGGSSLRNEISEARQQIQNALKQPGGQGGASPQVQNRLDELEKENKDLKKVTNDLKALVQKLESRVVALEGGKGKGGAPASKAAANDDDDDFDLFGDDDEEDQKMKEERKAKMIADYTAKKSKKPALIAKSSVVLDIKPWDDETDMKEMERLVRSIQKDGLVWGAAKLQEVAYGLKKLTIICIVEDEKIGVEDLREEIEQFEDLVQSVDIAAFNKI; encoded by the exons ATGGCCAACCCTCTGATGCAGGAAAACGTTTGGCTGCAAAAGCAGCGTTTTGAAGAAGCAGAGGCCTATTTCTATGCCGTACAGGCAGGGACCGCGCAGCCAGGGGCTATTCAG GGTGGCGGAAGTTCTCTTAGAAACGAAATATCTGAGGCGCGGCAGCAGATTCAAAACGCCCTCAAACAGCCA ggtGGCCAGGGGGGTGCAAGCCCACAGGTACAGAACCGCCTGGACGAGTTGGAGAAGGAGAACAAAGATCTGAAAAAAG TCACAAATGACCTGAAGGCCCTGGTACAGAAACTGGAGAGCAGAGTCGTTGCACTAGAGGGTGGTAAAGGCAAAGGTGGTGCACCTGCCTCCAAAGCTGCAGcgaatgatgatgacgacgacttTGACCTgtttggtgatgatgatgaagag GATCAGAAGATGAAGGAGGAAAGGAAGGCGAAGATGATCGCCGACTACACAGCCAAAAAATCTAAGA AACCAGCATTGATCGCCAAGTCTTCAGTGGTCCTGGACATCAAGCCGTGGGATGACGAAACAGACATGAAGGAAATGGAGAGACTTGTCCGCAGTATACAGAAAGACGGCCTGGTGTGGGGTGCAG CCAAGCTGCAGGAGGTTGCGTACGGCCTGAAGAAACTCACCATCATCTGTATTGTTGAGGACGAAAAGATCGGCGTGGAGGACTTGCGCGAAGAAATCGAACAGTTTGAAGACTTG GTACAAAGTGTCGACATAGCTGCCTTCAACAAGATCTAA